A region of Dioscorea cayenensis subsp. rotundata cultivar TDr96_F1 chromosome 5, TDr96_F1_v2_PseudoChromosome.rev07_lg8_w22 25.fasta, whole genome shotgun sequence DNA encodes the following proteins:
- the LOC120261064 gene encoding polynucleotide 5'-hydroxyl-kinase NOL9: protein MLMGENDGAGSAPVIIPPSWEEAAEFIAREGDTAPPPIAVVCGPKNSGKSTFSRYLLNTLLSRYKKVGYLDTDVGQPEFFLPGCLSVHIIDERISDLRSWSLKSPDRCCFFGDVSSKRDPQAYLGHVRGLYDNFLGEHYKFYEKQALPLIINTPGWVKGTGYDLLVEMLKYISPTHVVQVRISAESKNLPKGAFWLDGEHYGSLHLIDIYSARTDFFNQSVLTRKDAGTLRDRRLFEYFKLCFPSDLDIKTNKDLAYALASLCPYEVPFSRIKVKHLHCQVPNSEVFHSLNATIVGLAINSGKPPSSFSQQCVGLGIVRGIDVKNDRIYVITPVPIHNLQKVDLLLQGLIEIPTGFLQVRRCLSPYMATNVLHKLPEKDE, encoded by the exons ATGCTAATGGGAGAGAACGACGGCGCTGGGTCGGCGCCGGTGATCATACCGCCTTCGTGGGAGGAGGCGGCGGAGTTCATCGCTCGAGAGGGAGACACAGCGCCGCCACCAATTGCTGTCGTCTGTGGCCCTAAGAACAGCGGCAAATCCACCTTCTCTCGATATCTCCTCAACACTCTTCTCTCACG GTATAAAAAAGTTGGTTATTTGGACACTGATGTTGGACAACCCGAGTTCTTTTTGCCTGGATGTTTGTCAGTTCATATAATAGATGAACGCATATCAG ATTTGAGGAGTTGGAGTTTAAAATCACCAGACAG GTGCTGTTTTTTCGGAGATGTTTCTTCAAAGAGGGATCCACAGGCTTATTTAGGACATGTTAGAGGCTTATATGACAATTTCCTTGGAGAGCATTATAAATTCTATGAGAAACAAGCATTGCCTCTAATTATTAACACACCTGGTTGGGTGAAAG GTACTGGTTATGATCTGTTGGTTGAGATGTTGAAGTACATTAGTCCCACCCATGTTGTGCAAGTACGCATCTCTGCTGAGAGTAAGAATCTTCCAAAAGGCGCATTTTGGTTGGATGGCGAACATTATGGATCCCTTCATTTGATAGACATCTATTCAGCACGCACAGATTTTTTTAATCAGTC GGTGTTAACTCGAAAGGATGCTGGCACCTTGCGTGATCGTCGCCTTTTTGAATACTTCAAACTTTGTTTTCCCAGTGATTTGGATATCAAAACAAACAAGGACCTTGCATATGCATTGGCTTCTCTTTGTCCCTATGAAGTTCCATTTTCCAGAATTAAAGTGAAGCACCTCCATTGTCAA GTTCCAAATAGCGAAGTCTTCCATAGTCTAAATGCGACAATTGTTGGCTTGGCGATTAATTCCGGAAAGCCTCCATCATCCTTCTCACAACAGTGTGTTGGACTTG GTATTGTGAGGGGTATAGACGTTAAAAACGATCGAATTTATGTTATCACACCTGTCCCTATACACAATCTGCAAAAGGTTGACCTTCTTCTGCAAGGTTTGATTGAAATCCCGACCGGTTTCTTGCAG GTTCGGCGATGTTTATCACCGTACATGGCCACAAATGTTCTGCACAAACTACCTGAGAAAGACGAATAG
- the LOC120261065 gene encoding serine/threonine-protein phosphatase PP2A-1 catalytic subunit-like, whose protein sequence is MPATHSDLDRQIEHLRECKYLPEAEVKALCEQARAILTEEWNVQPVRCPVTVCGDIHGQFHDLIELFRIGGDAPDTNYLFMGDYVDRGYYSVETVTLLVALKVRYRERITILRGNHESRQITQVYGFYDECLRKYGNANVWKYFTDLFDYLPLTALVENQVFCLHGGLSPSLDTLDNIRALDRIQEVPHEGPMCDLLWSDPDDRCGWGISPRGAGYTFGQDIAQNFNHTNGLTLVARAHQLVMEGFNWCQDRNVVTVFSAPNYCYRCGNMAAILEIGENMDQNFLQFDPAPRQVEPDTTRKTPDYFL, encoded by the exons ATGCCGGCGACACATTCGGATCTGGACCGGCAGATCGAGCACCTCCGGGAGTGTAAGTACCTCCCTGAGGCCGAGGTGAAGGCCCTTTGTGAGCAGGCGAGGGCGATCTTGACGGAGGAGTGGAACGTCCAGCCTGTTCGTTGCCCTGTCACTGTGTGCGGCGACATCCATGGCCAGTTCCATGATCTCATCGAGCTCTTTCGTATCGGCGGCGATGCTCCGGATACCAACTATCTTTTCATGGGTGATTATGTTG ATCGCGGATACTATTCTGTGGAAACTGTCACACTTTTGGTGGCCCTGAAAGTTCGTTATAGGGAGAGGATTACAATTCTAAGAGGCAATCATGAGAGTCGCCAAATAACACAAGT ATATGGTTTCTATGATGAATGCTTAAGAAAATATGGCAATGCAAATGTGTGGAAGTATTTCACTGACCTTTTTGATTATTTACCCCTTACAGCTCTTGTTGAAAATCAG GTATTTTGCCTGCACGGTGGTCTCTCTCCATCCCTGGATACATTAGATAATATTCGTGCACTTGACCGTATACAGGAg gtcCCTCATGAAGGACCCATGTGCGATCTTCTTTGGTCTGATCCTGATGATCGTTGTGGATGGGGAATATCACCAAGAGGAGCAGGCTACACATTTGGGCAAGATATTGCCCAAAATTTTAATCACACAAACGGCCTTACTCTTGTGGCTAGAGCTCACCAACTTGTTATGGAAGGTTTTAATTGGTGTCAG GATAGGAATGTTGTGACCGTATTTAGCGCACCAAACTACTGTTACCGCTGTGGCAACATGGCGGCGATTCTGGAAATCGGGGAGAACATGGATCAAAACTTCCTCCAGTTCGATCCGGCCCCAAGGCAGGTCGAGCCAGACACTACTCGGAAGACACCCGACTATTTTTTGTAA
- the LOC120261066 gene encoding uncharacterized protein LOC120261066, which translates to MSSCSLSLTSYHHHHHHHQNKLINGSKNYFSFPNGFPRLSPAILPTTRAKFEKFDDGPDSITEDTSIADLPATPQPQDEDLEDDRDLPSDLVGAIRQSGQASAAFVSSGGMRSIVELLIPQLQFLDAEGAQAELWELSRIFIETLIEETGLEKVKAIFPDAGAAALLEYQWKDAAFGFSSLSDRKPVQDEDEAVVMVVPDYQMLEYVERIASQLSDDPPRPLIMWNPRLVSEDVGVGFNVRKLRRYFLARFNVVYSMRPMPSGAIFRCYPGMWKVFYDDENRPNRYRLAKELPSRPDATELELIFGGVTEESDKEPSFFSRAIGIFNSLNKFMKVISR; encoded by the exons atgtCATCTTGCTCACTATCCCTGACCTCttatcaccaccaccaccaccatcaccaaaaCAAGCTCATCAATGGCAGCAAGAACTACTTCTCCTTCCCCAATGGCTTCCCTCGCCTCTCTCCTGCCATACTTCCCACCACTCGTGCCAAATTTGAGAAATTCGATGATGGCCCAGACTCCATCACTGAAGACACTTCCATTGCTGACTTACCTGCAACTCCACAGCCTCAAGATGAAGACTTGGAGGATGATAG GGATTTGCCTTCAGATTTGGTTGGTGCTATCCGGCAGTCTGGTCAGGCCAGTGCTGCCTTCGTATCTTCAGGAGGGATGCGATCCATT GTGGAACTTTTGATTCCTCAGTTGCAGTTTCTTGATGCTGAAGGTGCTCAAGCCGAACTATGGGAATTATCTAGGATTTTTATAGAGACACTTATAGAAGAAACAGGATTGGAG AAAGTGAAAGCAATATTTCCCGATGCTGGAGCAGCTGCTCTTTTGGAGTATCAATGGAAAGATGCGGCTTTTGGATTTTCCAG CTTAAGTGACCGGAAACCtgtacaagatgaagatgaagctgTTGTTATGGTTGTTCCTGATTATCAGATGTTGGAGTATGTTGAACGTATCGCTTCTCAACTATCTGATGATCCA CCGAGACCTCTCATCATGTGGAACCCTCGGCTTGTCAGTGAAGATGTCGGAGTTGGTTTCAATGTTCGCAAATTGCGCAGATATTTTTT AGCACGTTTTAATGTTGTTTATTCAATGCGACCGATGCCATCAGGTGCAATCTTTAGATGCTATCCAGG CATGTGGAAAGTGTTCTACGATGATGAGAACCGCCCCAACAGATATCGGCTTGCCAAAGAATTGCCTAGCCGCCCTGATGCTACAGAACTCGAG CTGATATTTGGTGGAGTGACTGAAGAATCAGACAAAGAGCCTTCCTTTTTCAGCAGAGCAATTGGAATTTTCAACTCACTGAACAAATTCATGAAAGTCATTTCCAGGTGA